One Hyphomonadaceae bacterium BL14 genomic window, TTTGGTGGTGTTGAACCACTTAACCGTTCCCGTAGCCATGGGGTATTCCTTATATACAGAGTAACAAACGCCCCCGAGAGGGCAGGTGACATCGGATTTCGGGGGATCGTTCGGGAAGCGCGTAACTACGCGGCCAAAGTAACCGGCCAAAAATCGACTGACAGCCTATACACCGGCGGCTTCACAAAAGCAATGCATTCCCTGACCATGCCGGCGATCTCGTGGTAGAGACCGCCGATGCGCGCCGATCAGTATCTCGTCCGACATGGATATTTCGACACCCGCGCCCGCGCCCAGGCCGCGATCGCGGCGGGCTGCGTGCGCGTGGACGGGCAGACGATCGACAAGCCCTCGCGCACCATTCCTGACGGCGCGCGGGTGGAGGCCGAGCCGGCCCACCCGTATGTCAGCCGCGCCGCGCTGAAGCTTGTGGCCGGCCTGGATGCCTTCGCCGTCGACCCGGCGGGGCGGGTGTGCCTCGATGTCGGTGCCAGCACCGGGGGCTTCAGCCAGGTCCTGCTGGCGCGCGGCGCGCGTCATGTGACCGCCGTGGATGTGGGCCACGGCCAGCTTCACCCGAACCTGAAGGCTGCCCCCCGCCTGACCAGCCTGGAGGGGCTGGACGCCAGGGCGCTGACGCTTGCCCATTTGCCTGAAGCCCCCAGCCTGATCGTGTGCGACGCCAGCTTTATCGGCCTGATGAAGGTACTGCCGGCCGCCCTGGCGCTGGCCGCGCCGGGCGCGCATCTGGTGGCGCTGTTCAAGCCGCAATTCGAAGTCGGGCGCGCGTTTGTGGGCAAGGGCGGGGTGGTGCGCGATGAAGAGGCTGCCGCGCGGGCGCTGGATGATGTGGGGGCCGGGCTGCAAGCAGCGGGCTGGATCGTGGCGGGCCGCGCGCCAAGCCCGGTGACCGGGTCGGACGGCAATCAGGAGACGCTGGTGCACGCCGGAAAATCGGCCTGAGCGGGCATGGCCGCATTCGAAAAGGGGGCGATTTTGTGGCGGGCTTGCGCTATACCGTGCGCCAGCCTGAGGGCTAACAGGAGAATAATCATGAAATCGATCTGGATGACGACTATCGCCGCTGCGGCTTTGCTGGCTGCCTGCGCCGACCCGGCGCAGGACAATCAGGACAGCGCCGGTGCCATGGAAGAGGGCGCACAAGACGCCGCGACGGCCATGGAAGACGGTGCCGAAACGATGCAGGACGCGGCTGAGGACGCCGGTGACGCCATGGCGGATGCTGCCGGCGCAACCAGCCTGGACGATGTTCTGGCCGATGCGCGCCGCGATGGCGACCGCGCCCGCGACGAGTGGCGCAACCCGGGTGAAACGCTCGCCTTCTTCGATGTGCAGCCGAACCATACCGTGGTCGAGGCCCTGCCGGGCGGCGGCTGGTACACGCGCATCCTGCTGCCCTACACCGAAACCTCTGGCCGCTATATGGCCATCAACTATCCCATGCCGGTGCTGGAAGCGCTCTTTGGCGACCGCATGACGGACGAGCGCCGGGCGGCCGCCGCCGGGCTGGAGCAGTCCTTCCCGGTTCAGGCCGCGGCCTGGGGCGGCGAAGTGGATGGCATGACGCGCTTTGGCGAGGTCTCTGATGATCTGGCCGGAACCGCCGACCGGGTGCTGTATATCCGCGCCCTGCACAACATGGCCCGCACCGGCA contains:
- a CDS encoding TlyA family RNA methyltransferase — its product is MRADQYLVRHGYFDTRARAQAAIAAGCVRVDGQTIDKPSRTIPDGARVEAEPAHPYVSRAALKLVAGLDAFAVDPAGRVCLDVGASTGGFSQVLLARGARHVTAVDVGHGQLHPNLKAAPRLTSLEGLDARALTLAHLPEAPSLIVCDASFIGLMKVLPAALALAAPGAHLVALFKPQFEVGRAFVGKGGVVRDEEAAARALDDVGAGLQAAGWIVAGRAPSPVTGSDGNQETLVHAGKSA